From the genome of Pukyongia salina, one region includes:
- a CDS encoding heme-binding domain-containing protein codes for MLKRILKILGYLGIVALIVIQFIRPEKNEAGYEAFKAFETETKPSDKVVGILKNNCYDCHSNHTNYPWYAEVAPFSLWLDDHVRHGKGDFNVSEWDSYSIKKKDHKLEELIEEVEEGNMPLDSYTWIHGDLSEDDKKLLIQWATLARLQYKNQLEVSSK; via the coding sequence ATGTTGAAACGAATTCTTAAAATCTTGGGATATCTTGGGATTGTTGCTCTGATAGTGATTCAATTTATCAGACCCGAAAAGAATGAGGCCGGATATGAGGCGTTTAAAGCTTTCGAAACCGAAACGAAACCATCTGATAAAGTAGTGGGGATCTTAAAGAACAACTGCTACGATTGCCATAGTAATCACACAAATTATCCATGGTATGCCGAAGTAGCGCCCTTTTCCTTGTGGTTGGATGATCATGTACGGCATGGTAAGGGCGATTTCAATGTCTCCGAATGGGACAGTTATTCGATAAAGAAAAAAGATCATAAACTGGAAGAACTTATAGAAGAGGTTGAAGAAGGCAATATGCCTTTGGATAGCTATACCTGGATTCATGGTGATCTTAGCGAGGACGACAAGAAACTTCTAATCCAATGGGCTACCCTGGCAAGGTTACAGTATAAAAATCAGCTTGAGGTTTCTTCTAAGTAG